One Ahaetulla prasina isolate Xishuangbanna chromosome 1, ASM2864084v1, whole genome shotgun sequence DNA window includes the following coding sequences:
- the BTBD6 gene encoding BTB/POZ domain-containing protein 6 isoform X1: MPLDHGCFHGRIMKCLTFFLLLPETLKKSKKSVRANSKGAACYEILPLGLKKKMAAELYPASANTNLANSNNAAAANTKKNALQFQQSAQPPPPPPLQNLNNNNVESANWQSFHPTLRERNALMFNSELMADVHFIVGPVGAAKKVPAHKYVLAVGSSVFYAMFYGDLAEVKSEIHIPDVEPAAFLILLKYMYSDEIELEADTVLATLYAAKKYIVPALAKACVNFLETSLEAKNACVLLSQSRLFEEPELTQRCWEVIDAQAEMALKSEGFCEIDQQTLEIIVMREALNTKEVVVFEAVLNWAEAECKRQGLPITPRNKRNVLGKALYLVRIPTMTLEEFANGAAQSDILTLEERHNIFLWYTAANKPKLEFPLTKRKGLVPQRCHRFQSSAYRSNQWRYRGRCDSIQFAVDKRIFIAGLGLYGSSCGKAEYSVKIELKRLGIVLAQNLTKFTSDGSSNTFSVWFEHPVQVEQDTFYNVSAILDGNELSYFGQEGMTEVQCGKVTFQFQCSSDSTNGTGVQGGQIPELIFYA, encoded by the exons ATGCCCCTGGACCATGGTTGCTTCCATGGACGGATCATGAAGTGTTTGACTTTCTTTCTTCTGCTTCCAGAGACCTTAAAGAAGTCCAAAAAGAGCGTCCGGGCCAACAGCAAAGGGGCAGCATGCTATGAGATATTGCCCCTGGGCCTCAAAAAGAAGATGGCTGCGGAACTTTACCCTGCCAGCGCCAATACCAATCTCGCAAACAGCAATAACGCCGCCGCCGCCAACACCAAGAAAAACGCCCTTCAGTTCCAGCAGAGCGCgcagcccccgccgccgccgccgctgcaaaACCTCAACAACAACAACGTGGAGAGCGCTAACTGGCAGTCCTTCCACCCCACCCTGCGAGAGAG AAACGCATTGATGTTCAACAGTGAACTTATGGCTGATGTGCATTTCATTGTGGGCCCAGTGGGGGCAGCAAAGAAAGTTCCTGCTCATAAG tATGTATTGGCAGTGGGCAGTTCGGTCTTCTACGCAATGTTTTATGGAGATCTTGCAGAGGTCAAGTCTGAAATCCATATACCAGATGTAGAACCTGCTGCTTTCCTAATCTTATTAAA GTACATGTATAGTGATGAAATCGAACTGGAAGCAGACACTGTGCTTGCTACTCTGTACGCAGCCAAGAAATACATTGTCCCAGCCTTAGCAAAAGCTTGCGTCAATTTTCTGGAGACTAGCTTAGAGGCCAAGAATGCTTGCGTTCTGCTGTCTCAGAGCAGGCTCTTTGAGGAACCAGAGCTGACACAACGCTGCTGGGAAGTCATTGATGCTCAAGCTGAAATGGCACTGAAATCAGAGGGCTTCTGTGAAATAGATCAACAGACACTAGAGATCATTGTGATGCGGGAAGCACTAAACACCAAGGAGGTTGTGGTGTTCGAGGCAGTCCTGAACTGGGCTGAGGCTGAATGCAAGCGACAAGGGCTGCCAATTACGCCAAGGAACAAGAGGAATGTATTGGGGAAAGCTTTATACTTGGTTCGGATTCCAACCATGACTTTGGAAGAGTTTGCCAATGGAGCTGCTCAGTCTGATATCCTGACCCTTGAGGAAAGACATAATATTTTCTTGTGGTATACTGCTGCAAATAAACCGAAGTTAGAATTTCCACTAACAAAGCGGAAAGGACTTGTACCTCAAAGATGCCATCGATTTCAATCATCTGCATATCGCAGCAATCAATGGAGGTACCGGGGACGATGTGACAGTATCCAGTTTGCTGTAGATAAAAGGATATTTATAGCAGGACTGGGACTTTATGGGTCAAGTTGTGGAAAAGCTGAATACAGTGTCAAAATTGAACTAAAGAGGTTAGGCATTGTACTTGCCCAGAATCTGACAAAGTTTACATCCGATGGATCTAGTAACACTTTCTCAGTATGGTTTGAGCACCCTGTGCAAGTTGAACAAGACACCTTTTACAATGTAAGTGCCATTCTAGATGGCAATGAACTCAGCTATTTTGGACAAGAGGGAATGACTGAAGTACAGTGTGGAAAAGTGACATTCCAATTTCAGTGTTCCTCAGACAGCACCAATGGCACAGGAGTGCAAGGAGGACAAATACCTGAACTCATTTTCTACGCATGA
- the BTBD6 gene encoding BTB/POZ domain-containing protein 6 isoform X2 has protein sequence MAAELYPASANTNLANSNNAAAANTKKNALQFQQSAQPPPPPPLQNLNNNNVESANWQSFHPTLRERNALMFNSELMADVHFIVGPVGAAKKVPAHKYVLAVGSSVFYAMFYGDLAEVKSEIHIPDVEPAAFLILLKYMYSDEIELEADTVLATLYAAKKYIVPALAKACVNFLETSLEAKNACVLLSQSRLFEEPELTQRCWEVIDAQAEMALKSEGFCEIDQQTLEIIVMREALNTKEVVVFEAVLNWAEAECKRQGLPITPRNKRNVLGKALYLVRIPTMTLEEFANGAAQSDILTLEERHNIFLWYTAANKPKLEFPLTKRKGLVPQRCHRFQSSAYRSNQWRYRGRCDSIQFAVDKRIFIAGLGLYGSSCGKAEYSVKIELKRLGIVLAQNLTKFTSDGSSNTFSVWFEHPVQVEQDTFYNVSAILDGNELSYFGQEGMTEVQCGKVTFQFQCSSDSTNGTGVQGGQIPELIFYA, from the exons ATGGCTGCGGAACTTTACCCTGCCAGCGCCAATACCAATCTCGCAAACAGCAATAACGCCGCCGCCGCCAACACCAAGAAAAACGCCCTTCAGTTCCAGCAGAGCGCgcagcccccgccgccgccgccgctgcaaaACCTCAACAACAACAACGTGGAGAGCGCTAACTGGCAGTCCTTCCACCCCACCCTGCGAGAGAG AAACGCATTGATGTTCAACAGTGAACTTATGGCTGATGTGCATTTCATTGTGGGCCCAGTGGGGGCAGCAAAGAAAGTTCCTGCTCATAAG tATGTATTGGCAGTGGGCAGTTCGGTCTTCTACGCAATGTTTTATGGAGATCTTGCAGAGGTCAAGTCTGAAATCCATATACCAGATGTAGAACCTGCTGCTTTCCTAATCTTATTAAA GTACATGTATAGTGATGAAATCGAACTGGAAGCAGACACTGTGCTTGCTACTCTGTACGCAGCCAAGAAATACATTGTCCCAGCCTTAGCAAAAGCTTGCGTCAATTTTCTGGAGACTAGCTTAGAGGCCAAGAATGCTTGCGTTCTGCTGTCTCAGAGCAGGCTCTTTGAGGAACCAGAGCTGACACAACGCTGCTGGGAAGTCATTGATGCTCAAGCTGAAATGGCACTGAAATCAGAGGGCTTCTGTGAAATAGATCAACAGACACTAGAGATCATTGTGATGCGGGAAGCACTAAACACCAAGGAGGTTGTGGTGTTCGAGGCAGTCCTGAACTGGGCTGAGGCTGAATGCAAGCGACAAGGGCTGCCAATTACGCCAAGGAACAAGAGGAATGTATTGGGGAAAGCTTTATACTTGGTTCGGATTCCAACCATGACTTTGGAAGAGTTTGCCAATGGAGCTGCTCAGTCTGATATCCTGACCCTTGAGGAAAGACATAATATTTTCTTGTGGTATACTGCTGCAAATAAACCGAAGTTAGAATTTCCACTAACAAAGCGGAAAGGACTTGTACCTCAAAGATGCCATCGATTTCAATCATCTGCATATCGCAGCAATCAATGGAGGTACCGGGGACGATGTGACAGTATCCAGTTTGCTGTAGATAAAAGGATATTTATAGCAGGACTGGGACTTTATGGGTCAAGTTGTGGAAAAGCTGAATACAGTGTCAAAATTGAACTAAAGAGGTTAGGCATTGTACTTGCCCAGAATCTGACAAAGTTTACATCCGATGGATCTAGTAACACTTTCTCAGTATGGTTTGAGCACCCTGTGCAAGTTGAACAAGACACCTTTTACAATGTAAGTGCCATTCTAGATGGCAATGAACTCAGCTATTTTGGACAAGAGGGAATGACTGAAGTACAGTGTGGAAAAGTGACATTCCAATTTCAGTGTTCCTCAGACAGCACCAATGGCACAGGAGTGCAAGGAGGACAAATACCTGAACTCATTTTCTACGCATGA
- the BTBD6 gene encoding BTB/POZ domain-containing protein 6 isoform X3: MFNSELMADVHFIVGPVGAAKKVPAHKYVLAVGSSVFYAMFYGDLAEVKSEIHIPDVEPAAFLILLKYMYSDEIELEADTVLATLYAAKKYIVPALAKACVNFLETSLEAKNACVLLSQSRLFEEPELTQRCWEVIDAQAEMALKSEGFCEIDQQTLEIIVMREALNTKEVVVFEAVLNWAEAECKRQGLPITPRNKRNVLGKALYLVRIPTMTLEEFANGAAQSDILTLEERHNIFLWYTAANKPKLEFPLTKRKGLVPQRCHRFQSSAYRSNQWRYRGRCDSIQFAVDKRIFIAGLGLYGSSCGKAEYSVKIELKRLGIVLAQNLTKFTSDGSSNTFSVWFEHPVQVEQDTFYNVSAILDGNELSYFGQEGMTEVQCGKVTFQFQCSSDSTNGTGVQGGQIPELIFYA; the protein is encoded by the exons ATGTTCAACAGTGAACTTATGGCTGATGTGCATTTCATTGTGGGCCCAGTGGGGGCAGCAAAGAAAGTTCCTGCTCATAAG tATGTATTGGCAGTGGGCAGTTCGGTCTTCTACGCAATGTTTTATGGAGATCTTGCAGAGGTCAAGTCTGAAATCCATATACCAGATGTAGAACCTGCTGCTTTCCTAATCTTATTAAA GTACATGTATAGTGATGAAATCGAACTGGAAGCAGACACTGTGCTTGCTACTCTGTACGCAGCCAAGAAATACATTGTCCCAGCCTTAGCAAAAGCTTGCGTCAATTTTCTGGAGACTAGCTTAGAGGCCAAGAATGCTTGCGTTCTGCTGTCTCAGAGCAGGCTCTTTGAGGAACCAGAGCTGACACAACGCTGCTGGGAAGTCATTGATGCTCAAGCTGAAATGGCACTGAAATCAGAGGGCTTCTGTGAAATAGATCAACAGACACTAGAGATCATTGTGATGCGGGAAGCACTAAACACCAAGGAGGTTGTGGTGTTCGAGGCAGTCCTGAACTGGGCTGAGGCTGAATGCAAGCGACAAGGGCTGCCAATTACGCCAAGGAACAAGAGGAATGTATTGGGGAAAGCTTTATACTTGGTTCGGATTCCAACCATGACTTTGGAAGAGTTTGCCAATGGAGCTGCTCAGTCTGATATCCTGACCCTTGAGGAAAGACATAATATTTTCTTGTGGTATACTGCTGCAAATAAACCGAAGTTAGAATTTCCACTAACAAAGCGGAAAGGACTTGTACCTCAAAGATGCCATCGATTTCAATCATCTGCATATCGCAGCAATCAATGGAGGTACCGGGGACGATGTGACAGTATCCAGTTTGCTGTAGATAAAAGGATATTTATAGCAGGACTGGGACTTTATGGGTCAAGTTGTGGAAAAGCTGAATACAGTGTCAAAATTGAACTAAAGAGGTTAGGCATTGTACTTGCCCAGAATCTGACAAAGTTTACATCCGATGGATCTAGTAACACTTTCTCAGTATGGTTTGAGCACCCTGTGCAAGTTGAACAAGACACCTTTTACAATGTAAGTGCCATTCTAGATGGCAATGAACTCAGCTATTTTGGACAAGAGGGAATGACTGAAGTACAGTGTGGAAAAGTGACATTCCAATTTCAGTGTTCCTCAGACAGCACCAATGGCACAGGAGTGCAAGGAGGACAAATACCTGAACTCATTTTCTACGCATGA